The Cryptomeria japonica chromosome 2, Sugi_1.0, whole genome shotgun sequence region TTGTTGAAGTTTGTTTTCATATAAATTAGCTTCGAGTTAGGAgggtcaaaattttgaaatgaaggGGAGAATGATGCAAATAATTAGGACAAAATAATTTCTTAAAATCAGGAGGCATGTTGAATCGTATTTGCTAAATTTAGTCATGGTTTTTAACCACTCAGATTCTTGGGGCAGAGCAGTTATTTGgatgctatttttagaaagttagtAATGAACTAGGACATGGGAATAAGCCGAGTGTAGGGGAAAATAAAAGTGGAAGATATGTAATGATTTAGAATGGAAGTATAGGGGAATGAATTTGCTGTGAGTCAGTTTTTTTGAGATTGGAGTCCTCACTTATGTATAGTCTTGTTTCTATCTGTAAATATAAGAATTGCTGGATATTTTCTGTATACTGTCAACTATGGAGGTTTTTACTTTTTATACAAGAATCTTGAATGTTTCTAGTCAGAACATCAAAAGTAGAATTCCAATAACAGTTTTATTTTTAGGATACAgcattttatattatttatctatCAAAAATCTTAATCTGACAGGTAAAATAGACCATATAATTTTTACCAAAGTTCTCATCTATCTCTTAAGCATTGGAAACATAAATTTCAGAGCTTTGTAAATCAAGTCACTGGGGAAAGAGTAACTGACCCTGCCACCAGCATGCAGTACAAAGGCAAAAAGGAAAGCTATAGGAATGCCGACTATGTAGAATGCCCCAAGATTAATGTAAGCACCCAAACTTTGCCACCCACATCCTCTAGCAATGCCTGAAATATTATTTTCAGAAAACCATTACTTCATAACAAAAATGCTTTTGCAGTTTATGTTATCATGACTTCACAATGATTATTTTTGTAGCTTCAAATAGGATTGATTATAGAGGGTAAATCTGAACCTGAAAGAGTGCCTTGGATTCCATCCAAAAGTGAGGAAGCTGCTAGCAGTGGGATCATGCTTGCAACATAATCAATAACCTCCTTTTCATTGCTGTAAGCATGGCCCCAAACATTTCGTAGAGAGAATAAAAGGCATCCCATCAGGACTGCCTCCGTGATTGCCATAAACAAAACCACATACACTGCCAAGCGGGCAGCATGTGAATGCCCAGCTCCTAATTCATTTGAAACTCGTGTACTGCCATGCAAATATTATGAACTTTTTTGATTGAAAATGATTTGGATTAAATCTTTGATATCCTGATGTCTTCTACAACTAACAGGAGTGGTAGAAAATTACTAGTTGGCTGTAAAATGTACTAACCTTACAGCAGCACCAAAACCAAGGGGAATCATATATGCTAGAGAACCAGTGTTAACGCTGCAAAGTATAAAAAGTAAGTAGATGTAATAAAACGACCTTTTCAAAATTCATTCATAATTAAAATTCTCAATTCAGACTTCATAATTAAAATTATCACATTAAACATACATACCAGATTGAAAGAACTGATGTCTCAATTTTTGGATTGGGCAACAGGCCTGACAAGAGAACAAGCATTTCAAAGCACCAATACTCCAAACTGTTCACAGCCATAGAATAATGAAGTAACAAAATAAGTTTAATAAAAATTCTATATTCTGCCATGCACTGTTAACAACTTGTAGTATAGTATGGTGAACAAAACTTGATCTAGCCTATTTGCCAAATTGTTCTTCGCATGCTATGAAATTTGAATACCCGAAGGGTTAAAAGTATATTAACGACAAAAGTGCTATTATGTACTACGTAGATAACTTGGACCAATTCTTGCAGCTAAGATTCGAAGTAGTATACCAGATCATCAGTGAAGATGGAATGGCAAGCTTGAGAAAATCTGTAATATCATACAAAGCCTTCCTGGTAAAGGATGTCCATGTCTTCTTGCATAGAGGCGAGATGTATATATATAGTAAGAGAAGTGCCACATTGACCCAGTAGGAAATGCTGGTCGCCAAGGCAGCCCCTTTACTACCTAATCCAGTTTTAAATACCAGAACCCAGCACATGGGAACATGGAAGCACAAAGTAATTGCAGAGCATAGCATCATGGGAAAGACAATGCTTTGTGACTGGAGAAATTTTACAAGGGGTTGAAGAACTGCAAAAGCAAACAGACTGGGAATCAGCCATCTGGCAAATTTACCTGCTTCAAAAGATATTAAAGGGTCCTGCCCAAATGCAATTAGTATGTTGCCCATGTAAGCCCACACCACAGCAAGCGGTATGCTCACACAGAAAAGAGCAAAAATTGCTCTCTGCACATAAATCTCAAGCAGATGATATTCCTTTGCCCCATAGGCCTGTCCACATTGTGTTTCCAACGCACTTCCCATTCCTATCTGTACAGAATGAAGAGAAAAATAGTTGGTCTTATCAGCAAGATTACATTCATGACATATAAGGAAACTTAAATCTTCACTTTGCTTAATAGATATGCTTATAATAGACTTCAAAACTTTACAAAAAGAAGTGAACGATAATAACTGTTGAGATTGTCTTTATGGCCGATTCAATATGGAGGGTATGCAGACCGAATCGAGTTACATCTTTCATTAATTTTCCGCAAAAGGCTTTTAAGAAATTTATCGCGTGGTGAAAAAATTGACTGTTGTTCAATTCACGAAAGAAGAGATAAAAATAAGTTCAGATTTATTTATTTTGCCTTATAGCATTATATTACATTCCTCAAAACAGAATTCCAACGTTTAAATAACTTCTATTCTGACAACAAGTGGACATCAaaatgatcaaatttgatttttgttTCCGAAGGCTTACAGCTCTAGTTCATAGGTGCAATACAGGATCAAAACTACTAAAAATATTTCTATCTGCCGAATGCTGAGCAATCCTAATTGAATAAAAGGTTAATTTAGTGAATCATTTAAGAGGTATTGATAAATTTCTTAGAATTTGCAGCGCAAAGTATTGAAAACAGAAATAAGATGTATATTTAGCACTGTGGTGCAGAGCCTGACTACAAGAACATCAAAAGCCTGCCATATGATTTTGAATCTGTATTTGGGCTATTATCAAATATAATATTCTGGATATAAGTGCCCTTTTCCATATGGAAGCATTTGCAATTACCCATCTCTCATAAGTAGTAATTTGCTCTTTCACACATCTATATAGAGCTCAAATGACCCACTTGCAATCATAGCATTACTTTACCCTAGACTCAAATCCAGTAACCAGCATTTCCCAGGAGCTTGGTCACCCATTTACTTAAGTCCACTTATCTTGCAACCCTATTTCAAACGCTTAATTCATTTATCAAATGTGGATTGCAGGGATGGCTTATCTATAAAACAGAGCAATTTGATGTCTTATGAATTTAGGCTTTACAACGGCCAGTTGCTAGTTCAAGATCTATGGACTGGTGTATGTTAGGATTCAATGCAACTGAGTATATAAGGACACCAGTCATCCGAAGGAAAGGTGTCAGATTCTCGGATAATGATTAAATTTTCAACCTTTCTAAATCTTTTTCTTTTTTAGGACTCTAACAAGGAAAGGATCTCAGAGAAGTATTCAAACTGTAAACTATTACAATAAAAGCAAACCAAAGCAAAGCAAGGTttttaaactttaccagtactgtgATGCCGGTGACACTTGCAAAGGAAGTAGCAATAGATGCACTAGACAGCGCAAGCTCCCCTAAATGCCCTACCACC contains the following coding sequences:
- the LOC131075382 gene encoding protein DETOXIFICATION 16; translation: MEKGDSSHSHGHENDMLDPLLATEDTVVFGDEQDEVKYSGALVWEEVKKQCWLAGPMVSVSLLQYSLQVVSVMVVGHLGELALSSASIATSFASVTGITVLIGMGSALETQCGQAYGAKEYHLLEIYVQRAIFALFCVSIPLAVVWAYMGNILIAFGQDPLISFEAGKFARWLIPSLFAFAVLQPLVKFLQSQSIVFPMMLCSAITLCFHVPMCWVLVFKTGLGSKGAALATSISYWVNVALLLLYIYISPLCKKTWTSFTRKALYDITDFLKLAIPSSLMICLEYWCFEMLVLLSGLLPNPKIETSVLSICVNTGSLAYMIPLGFGAAVSTRVSNELGAGHSHAARLAVYVVLFMAITEAVLMGCLLFSLRNVWGHAYSNEKEVIDYVASMIPLLAASSLLDGIQGTLSGIARGCGWQSLGAYINLGAFYIVGIPIAFLFAFVLHAGGRGLWLGNICGLFVQTVLLFLVTSCTDWELQARNARERVYTSASHAATVDIIKDDKDYEP